Proteins encoded together in one Sander lucioperca isolate FBNREF2018 chromosome 17, SLUC_FBN_1.2, whole genome shotgun sequence window:
- the ostc gene encoding oligosaccharyltransferase complex subunit ostc: protein METLYSMPFAVLECPNVKLKKPSWLHMPSAMTVYAVVIVSYFLITGGIIYDVIVEPPSVGSMTDEHGHQRPVAFLAYRVNGQYIMEGLASSFLFTMGGLGFIILDRSNAPNIPKLNRFLLLFIGFVSVLLSFFMARVFMRMKLPGYLMG from the exons ATGGAGACATTATACAGTATGCCGTTTGCAGTGCTGGAATGCCCAAATGTAAAACTGAAGAAACCGTCGTGGCTGCACATGCCGTCGGCTATGACTGTGTATGCGGTCGTTATCGTGTCCTACTTTCTCATCACAGGAG GTATCATCTACGATGTGATTGTAGAGCCACCCAGTGTAGGTTCAATGACTGATGAGCATGGACACCAGCGGCCAGTGGCCTTTTTGGCATACAG AGTAAATGGGCAGTACATTATGGAAGGACTGGCTTCCAGTTTCCTCTTCACAATGGGAGGCCTGGGCTTTATAATCCTGGACCGCTCCAATGCACCAAACATTCCCAAACTCAACCGCTTCCTGTTGCTCTTCATCGGTTTTGTCAGCGTTCTCCTCAGCTTTTTCATGGCCAGAGTGTTCATGCGCATGAAGCTGCC AGGATACCTCATGGGCTAA
- the rpl34 gene encoding 60S ribosomal protein L34 — MVQRLTYRRRLSYNTASNKTRLSRTPGNRIVYLYTKKVGKAPKSACGICPGRLRGIRAVRPQVLMRLSKTKKHVSRAYGGSMCAKCVRDRIKRAFLIEEQKIVVKVLKAQAQSQKSK; from the exons ATGGTGCAACGCCTGACTTACCGCCGTAGGTTGTCCTACAACACCGCCTCCAACAAAACCAGACT GTCCCGGACGCCCGGTAACCGTATTGTGTACCTGTACACCAAGAAGGTTGGCAAAGCCCCCAAGTCAGCATGTGGCATCTGCCCAGGAAGACTGCGTGGA ATCAGGGCTGTTAGACCTCAGGTTCTGATGAGGCTCTCCAAAACCAAGAAGCACGTCAGCAGGGCCTACGGAGGCTCCATGTGCGCCAAGTGTGTTCGTGACAG GATCAAGCGTGCTTTCCTGATTGAGGAGCAAAAGATCGTCGTCAAGGTGCTCAAGGCACAGGCACAGAGCCAGAAATCTAAGTAA